One stretch of Rathayibacter festucae DSM 15932 DNA includes these proteins:
- a CDS encoding DUF7507 domain-containing protein codes for MLSRTPPTPLSRRSSGRPLDVAASLALTVGLLGCAAPIAQAADATPTTVGADPAPTALGQSAPPASTTGKPPWKGTFDVFFPSAPVAVGTKITVKAHLVNTGTVPLKVTIDPLPQPGGAPVDIAPGERKTFVGESTVTAEELRTGTWALDISVRSVSPDGSVDVTTSNLRKPFPAVVPTTPPSQPATPAPAPTQPATPVPTSAPSVEHPALERTVTATFKPGEPYADGSESPFVIDFTIHLKNTGDVPLNVFLDNWQRGTPITLAAGESKDVGPARTYVTPSDVADDSWRYTTTGSAYTPKGARIDADVDTVIPVPKSLLPVPTPAPSQPATPSPSQPATPTPGPSPAPASTDPAVTVTITGKFLTEPGELVKEGTRVQFTYDVKNTGGVDLKDVLGRKTFKVGESFLLNTTEAVVSAQNLKDGFVPAEAKLVRGTLPDGSRVTVSAPFVYKLPIPEKPPIPVPAPDLDVKIAGTFQVKEGEPVVAGTKVKWVAELTNTGNVALRDLQVADSDKLAELPVGETGVVSFETEVTERDVFNHSIWVASLATATTPEGTTFTKSTLGTLGIPTVTPTPAPTPPPTPTPGPTTGPTATPTAGPTPVGPDVPPSGGAVAPAAGAASRAGKEIAVPTAPAAASSSSAKQSTAGHLASTGSDAAAVLPAAGVLGLLGAIGVLLGRRRRRNGTATE; via the coding sequence TTGCTCTCACGTACGCCCCCGACGCCACTATCGCGCCGATCGAGCGGTCGCCCGCTCGACGTCGCAGCGTCCCTCGCCCTGACCGTCGGTCTCCTCGGCTGCGCCGCGCCCATCGCCCAGGCGGCCGATGCGACCCCGACCACCGTCGGTGCCGACCCGGCGCCGACCGCCCTCGGTCAGTCCGCGCCGCCCGCGAGCACCACGGGAAAGCCCCCGTGGAAGGGGACGTTCGACGTGTTCTTCCCGTCGGCACCCGTCGCCGTGGGCACGAAGATCACGGTCAAGGCGCACCTCGTCAACACCGGCACCGTCCCGCTGAAGGTGACCATCGACCCGCTTCCCCAGCCCGGCGGCGCTCCCGTCGACATCGCTCCCGGCGAGAGGAAGACCTTCGTCGGCGAGTCGACCGTCACGGCGGAGGAGCTCCGCACGGGCACCTGGGCCCTCGACATCTCGGTCCGATCCGTCAGCCCCGACGGCTCCGTCGACGTCACGACCTCGAATCTCCGGAAGCCGTTCCCTGCGGTCGTGCCGACCACGCCGCCCTCGCAGCCCGCCACGCCGGCTCCGGCACCGACGCAGCCCGCCACGCCCGTACCCACGTCGGCGCCGTCCGTCGAGCACCCCGCCCTCGAGCGCACGGTCACTGCCACGTTCAAGCCCGGCGAACCCTACGCCGATGGAAGCGAGAGCCCCTTCGTCATCGACTTCACGATCCACCTCAAGAACACCGGCGACGTCCCGCTCAACGTGTTCCTCGACAACTGGCAGCGTGGTACTCCGATAACACTCGCAGCAGGCGAATCCAAGGACGTCGGCCCTGCTCGCACTTATGTCACCCCGAGCGACGTGGCGGACGATTCGTGGCGCTACACCACGACAGGTTCGGCCTACACCCCGAAGGGAGCGCGCATCGATGCAGACGTCGACACCGTGATCCCTGTCCCCAAGAGTCTGTTGCCTGTACCGACGCCCGCGCCGTCGCAGCCCGCCACGCCGTCTCCGTCGCAGCCGGCCACGCCGACGCCGGGGCCTTCGCCCGCGCCGGCGAGCACTGATCCTGCGGTGACGGTGACGATAACGGGGAAGTTCCTGACGGAGCCGGGTGAGCTGGTGAAGGAGGGCACTCGCGTCCAGTTCACGTACGACGTGAAAAACACCGGCGGAGTCGATCTGAAGGACGTCCTCGGGCGCAAGACGTTCAAGGTCGGCGAGTCGTTCCTGCTCAACACGACGGAGGCCGTGGTCAGTGCGCAGAACCTCAAGGACGGATTCGTCCCGGCCGAGGCGAAGCTGGTCCGGGGAACCCTTCCGGATGGTTCGCGGGTGACGGTGTCGGCGCCGTTCGTGTACAAGCTCCCCATTCCCGAGAAGCCGCCGATCCCCGTGCCGGCGCCGGATCTGGACGTGAAGATCGCCGGAACGTTCCAGGTGAAGGAGGGCGAGCCGGTCGTCGCGGGAACGAAGGTGAAGTGGGTCGCCGAGCTCACCAACACCGGCAACGTCGCGCTGCGCGACCTGCAGGTCGCCGACAGCGACAAGCTCGCCGAGCTGCCCGTCGGTGAGACCGGCGTGGTCTCCTTCGAGACCGAGGTGACCGAGCGCGACGTCTTCAACCACTCGATCTGGGTCGCCTCCCTCGCCACCGCCACCACGCCCGAGGGCACCACGTTCACCAAGTCGACCCTCGGCACCCTCGGCATCCCCACGGTGACCCCGACCCCCGCGCCGACCCCGCCCCCGACCCCGACGCCCGGTCCGACGACCGGTCCGACCGCGACCCCCACGGCGGGCCCCACTCCGGTCGGCCCCGACGTCCCGCCGAGCGGCGGCGCGGTCGCGCCTGCCGCCGGAGCAGCGAGCAGGGCGGGTAAGGAGATCGCGGTCCCGACCGCCCCCGCTGCAGCATCGTCGTCGTCAGCGAAGCAGTCGACCGCGGGTCATCTCGCCTCGACCGGTTCCGACGCCGCCGCCGTGCTGCCCGCCGCCGGAGTCCTCGGCCTCCTCGGTGCGATCGGCGTGCTCCTCGGACGCCGCCGCCGGCGCAACGGCACCGCCACCGAGTAG
- a CDS encoding DUF7507 domain-containing protein, with the protein MLTLSPRPHGPRRSSSRPLDVAASLVLTVGLLGSAAPAALAADAAPTAQPQVSPSSAATAAESPALERSVTAAFEPFDTGNPGQKGVRVKYTVRLKNTGDVPLNVFLAEIPQPGNAPIKVAVGETKDVTRPSLLTDDELRSGVWSFSSAGEAYTPNGVRIDASVSATIPVPGAQPATPAPAPTKPATPSPTQPATPAPTSAATVEHPALERTVTATFSLGEPTTGGEERAIRIDYTTHLKNTGDVALNVFLDAYPQPNKAPITLAVGESKDLDPDFDLEVPSRLESGSWRFTTAGTAYTPTGARVDAGIDTLIPVPKSLLPVPTPAPSRPATPSPSQPATPTPGPSTAPASTDPAVTVTITGKFLTEPGELVKEGTRVQFTYDVKNTGGVDLKDVLGRKTFKVGESFLLNTTEAVVSAQNLKDGFVPAEAKLVRGTLPDGTRVTVSAPFVYKLPIPEKPPIPVPAPDLDVKIAGTFQVKEGEPVVAGTKVRWVAELTNTGNVALRDLQVADSEKLAELPAGETGVVSFETEVTERDVFNHSIWVASLATATTPEGTTFTKSTLGTLGIPTVIPFTPLTPASTVAPTPIGPDAKPTATPLSGGATRPAAEVTVPTAPAAAAASSKQSTSGHLASTGSDAAALLPAAGVLGLLGALGVFLGRRRRGRTATD; encoded by the coding sequence ATGCTCACACTCTCACCACGCCCGCACGGCCCGCGCCGATCGAGCAGCAGACCGCTCGACGTCGCGGCCTCTCTCGTCCTCACGGTCGGTCTGCTCGGCTCCGCCGCGCCCGCCGCCCTCGCGGCCGACGCGGCGCCGACCGCACAGCCCCAGGTGTCACCGTCCTCGGCGGCGACGGCCGCCGAGAGCCCCGCCCTCGAGCGATCGGTCACCGCCGCGTTCGAGCCGTTCGACACCGGGAACCCCGGTCAGAAGGGCGTCCGGGTGAAGTACACGGTGCGCCTCAAGAACACCGGCGACGTCCCGCTGAACGTCTTCCTCGCGGAGATCCCCCAGCCCGGCAACGCACCGATCAAGGTCGCCGTCGGCGAGACCAAGGACGTCACCCGGCCCTCCCTCCTCACCGACGACGAGCTGCGCAGCGGCGTCTGGTCCTTCTCCTCTGCCGGAGAGGCGTACACCCCCAACGGCGTCCGCATCGACGCGAGCGTGAGCGCCACGATCCCCGTCCCCGGTGCGCAGCCGGCCACGCCTGCCCCGGCACCGACAAAGCCCGCGACGCCGTCTCCGACGCAGCCCGCCACCCCTGCGCCGACGTCGGCGGCGACCGTTGAGCACCCCGCCCTCGAGCGGACGGTCACCGCCACGTTCAGCCTCGGCGAACCCACCACGGGTGGTGAGGAGCGCGCCATCCGAATCGATTACACAACTCACCTCAAGAACACTGGCGACGTTGCGCTCAACGTGTTCCTCGACGCCTACCCACAGCCGAACAAAGCGCCGATCACACTCGCTGTGGGCGAATCCAAGGACCTCGACCCTGACTTCGACCTCGAAGTGCCGAGCAGGCTGGAGAGCGGTTCGTGGCGCTTCACCACAGCGGGTACGGCGTACACCCCGACGGGAGCTCGCGTCGACGCAGGCATCGACACCCTGATCCCTGTCCCCAAGAGTTTGTTGCCCGTACCGACCCCTGCGCCGTCGCGGCCCGCGACACCGTCTCCGTCGCAGCCGGCCACGCCGACGCCGGGGCCTTCGACGGCGCCGGCGAGCACTGATCCTGCGGTGACGGTGACGATAACGGGGAAGTTCCTGACGGAGCCGGGTGAGCTGGTGAAGGAGGGCACTCGTGTCCAGTTCACGTACGACGTGAAGAACACCGGCGGAGTCGATCTGAAGGACGTCCTCGGGCGCAAGACGTTCAAGGTCGGGGAGTCCTTCCTGCTGAACACGACGGAGGCCGTGGTCAGTGCCCAGAACCTCAAGGACGGCTTCGTCCCGGCCGAGGCGAAGCTGGTCCGGGGAACCCTCCCGGACGGAACGCGCGTCACGGTGTCGGCGCCGTTCGTGTACAAGCTCCCCATTCCCGAGAAGCCCCCGATCCCCGTGCCCGCGCCGGATCTGGACGTGAAGATCGCCGGAACGTTCCAGGTGAAGGAGGGCGAGCCGGTCGTCGCGGGCACGAAGGTGAGGTGGGTCGCTGAGCTCACCAACACCGGCAACGTCGCGCTGCGCGACCTGCAGGTCGCGGACAGCGAGAAGCTCGCCGAGCTGCCCGCCGGTGAGACCGGCGTGGTCTCCTTCGAGACCGAGGTGACCGAGCGCGACGTCTTCAACCACTCGATCTGGGTCGCCTCCCTCGCCACCGCCACCACGCCCGAGGGCACCACGTTCACCAAGTCGACCCTCGGCACCCTGGGCATCCCCACGGTCATCCCCTTCACCCCGCTGACGCCCGCTTCGACGGTGGCCCCCACTCCGATCGGCCCGGACGCGAAGCCGACCGCCACCCCGCTCTCGGGCGGCGCGACCCGGCCGGCCGCGGAGGTGACTGTCCCGACCGCCCCCGCGGCTGCCGCGGCGTCGTCGAAGCAGTCGACCTCCGGTCACCTCGCCTCCACCGGATCCGACGCCGCGGCGCTGCTGCCCGCCGCCGGAGTCCTCGGCCTCCTCGGCGCACTGGGCGTGTTCCTCGGCCGTCGACGCCGGGGGCGCACGGCCACCGACTAG
- a CDS encoding LPXTG cell wall anchor domain-containing protein — protein MHTRPPQSHGQRRPSSRPLDVAASLVLTVGLLGAAAPVAQAETMPTTAAAATPAADSAGSPAATPSPAPLVNGGLKTSITATFGGSPDKILNVNSRVYYELTATNITDAPLHVELVEFPGLDNNVLLGPGQSKVFSASTPLGGEALHNGRWSAPIKLDTWTTSPSERTTVTVVSDIPLPSAQVEKRVPWFWEPSALPTPTPTPAPTTSTPEPAPLPVPTVATQEVTVTVTGKFLTEPGELVKEGTRVEFSQDVKNTGPVDITNVLGREKLAVGESFDLTTTEAVVTAQNLTDGFVTPESESSNEILPGGTRVIVSAPKLPIPAKAPVSTEKPDLEVKVSGTFQVKEGEPVVAGTKVEWVAALTNTGDTALRDVQVADSEKLAELPVGKTGVVSFESTVSERDVLDHSVSVAAAATAITRDGYDYSKQILGTLAIPATTPDPAGPDATAPAGPASPAAAGADVQPAATPSSATAARSATEVATSSSRGEVATSVAAGSTRSTAGHLASTGSDAAAVLPAAGVLALLGAVGVFLGRRRRSRTVTE, from the coding sequence ATGCACACACGCCCACCGCAATCCCACGGACAGCGCCGACCGAGCAGCAGGCCGCTCGACGTCGCGGCGTCCCTCGTCCTCACCGTCGGTCTGCTCGGAGCAGCCGCCCCCGTCGCCCAGGCGGAGACGATGCCGACCACCGCGGCAGCCGCGACGCCGGCCGCCGACAGCGCCGGGTCACCGGCCGCCACCCCGTCTCCAGCCCCGCTGGTGAACGGCGGGCTGAAGACGTCGATCACGGCGACCTTCGGCGGTTCCCCCGACAAGATCCTGAACGTCAACTCGAGGGTCTACTACGAGCTCACCGCCACGAACATCACCGACGCACCGCTCCACGTGGAACTCGTCGAGTTCCCCGGCCTCGACAACAACGTTCTTCTCGGCCCGGGCCAGTCGAAGGTCTTCTCCGCGAGCACGCCCCTCGGCGGTGAAGCGCTGCACAACGGCAGGTGGTCGGCTCCGATCAAGCTCGACACGTGGACCACGTCGCCCTCCGAGAGGACGACGGTGACGGTCGTCTCCGACATCCCCCTTCCGAGCGCGCAGGTGGAGAAGCGCGTCCCCTGGTTCTGGGAGCCGTCCGCGCTGCCGACCCCGACGCCCACGCCGGCGCCGACCACCAGCACGCCGGAGCCGGCCCCCCTCCCGGTGCCGACCGTCGCCACCCAGGAGGTGACGGTGACCGTCACGGGGAAGTTCCTCACGGAGCCGGGTGAGCTCGTGAAGGAGGGTACTCGCGTCGAGTTCTCGCAGGACGTGAAGAACACGGGACCGGTCGACATCACGAACGTCCTCGGGCGCGAGAAGCTCGCGGTCGGCGAGTCGTTCGACCTGACCACGACCGAGGCCGTCGTCACCGCGCAGAACCTCACGGACGGGTTCGTGACGCCGGAGTCGGAGTCCTCGAACGAGATCCTTCCGGGCGGCACCCGGGTCATCGTGTCGGCGCCGAAGCTGCCCATCCCCGCCAAGGCTCCGGTGTCCACGGAGAAGCCGGATCTCGAGGTGAAGGTCTCCGGCACGTTCCAGGTGAAGGAGGGCGAGCCCGTCGTCGCCGGCACGAAGGTGGAGTGGGTCGCCGCGCTCACGAACACCGGGGACACCGCTCTCCGCGACGTCCAGGTCGCCGACAGCGAGAAGCTCGCCGAGCTGCCCGTCGGCAAGACCGGCGTGGTCTCCTTCGAGAGCACCGTCAGCGAGCGCGACGTGCTCGATCACTCGGTCTCCGTCGCCGCCGCGGCCACGGCGATCACGCGGGACGGCTACGACTACTCGAAGCAGATCCTCGGCACCCTCGCCATCCCCGCGACGACTCCTGACCCGGCCGGTCCGGACGCCACCGCGCCGGCGGGACCCGCGTCCCCCGCCGCAGCCGGAGCCGACGTCCAGCCCGCCGCGACGCCCTCCAGCGCCACGGCAGCCCGGTCGGCCACCGAGGTCGCCACCTCCTCGAGCCGCGGTGAGGTCGCCACCTCGGTCGCCGCGGGGTCGACCCGGTCGACGGCCGGTCACCTCGCCTCCACCGGTTCCGACGCCGCCGCCGTGCTGCCCGCAGCGGGGGTCCTCGCCCTGCTCGGCGCCGTCGGCGTCTTCCTGGGCCGCCGCCGCAGGAGCCGCACCGTCACCGAGTGA
- a CDS encoding Ig-like domain-containing protein, with protein sequence MARATPPRSSPSRPLRPAARHARPRARLALVRILAITAAVGIAVGAMVLQEAPAASAAVSATTSGPDGTHYPSDTPDIRSGLPRGTTVVDVAASGPAIRTALDRLTANQIANGAVVRVAPGRVADLSALNGYTNSGASKVLITARDGFRSVTGGDWSLRGVTGITLMRFDIDSLDVKGAKHASFAWLRIADNWVGLAASAGLPVRDVELIEVVEPDSTVKNADSAQIKAYAPDQLSDVLVEGGYFAPSYYVDARYGGNREPRPHTDTLQIEGSGITGQVTLRDTVVFASNNSAVIIGGVRNVAFDEAFIVGGSTAAQRYPFLKGGAGSAGAQNGPGSLSAIQGSGGGNVDATGSTFIGSLQPSWDSVSNTRTNLPGKTARSGGFTVDQSLGSLTAADLDARSPRPTTAYLTGIWDDVDLRGSGSTPAATASPSAAPTSTPTTAPATPAPAPTATPSAPEEPESPAEPEAPVEDSTAPEVEITAPEPGDVLGGPATATVTATDDVAVTGVVFLVEGVEIGDGVRTDEDSWSLASDTAGVQGTFALTARATDAAGNTTESAPVSVTLQ encoded by the coding sequence ATGGCACGAGCCACTCCCCCCAGGTCGTCCCCCTCCCGTCCCCTCCGCCCCGCCGCGCGCCACGCGCGCCCGCGAGCGAGGCTCGCCCTCGTCCGCATCCTCGCGATCACCGCCGCCGTCGGGATCGCCGTCGGCGCGATGGTGCTCCAGGAGGCACCGGCCGCCTCCGCCGCCGTCTCCGCCACGACCTCCGGGCCCGACGGCACGCACTACCCCTCGGACACCCCCGACATCCGCTCCGGGCTCCCCCGCGGCACCACCGTCGTGGACGTCGCGGCGTCGGGCCCGGCGATCCGCACGGCGCTCGACCGGCTCACCGCGAACCAGATCGCGAACGGCGCCGTCGTCCGCGTCGCCCCCGGCCGCGTCGCCGACCTCTCGGCCCTCAACGGATACACCAACAGCGGGGCATCCAAGGTCCTGATCACCGCGCGCGACGGCTTCCGCTCGGTGACCGGCGGCGACTGGTCGCTGCGCGGAGTCACGGGCATCACGCTGATGCGCTTCGACATCGACTCGCTCGACGTCAAGGGCGCGAAGCACGCCTCCTTCGCCTGGCTCCGCATCGCCGACAACTGGGTCGGCCTCGCCGCGTCGGCCGGCCTGCCCGTCCGGGACGTCGAGCTGATCGAGGTCGTCGAGCCCGACTCGACGGTCAAGAACGCCGACTCGGCGCAGATCAAGGCCTACGCGCCCGACCAGCTGAGCGACGTCCTGGTCGAGGGCGGCTACTTCGCGCCCTCCTACTACGTCGACGCGAGGTACGGCGGCAACCGCGAGCCGCGCCCGCACACCGACACCCTGCAGATCGAGGGCTCCGGGATCACCGGCCAGGTCACGCTCCGCGACACCGTCGTGTTCGCCTCCAACAACAGCGCCGTGATCATCGGCGGCGTCCGGAACGTCGCGTTCGACGAGGCCTTCATCGTCGGCGGAAGCACCGCGGCGCAGCGCTACCCGTTCCTCAAGGGCGGCGCCGGTTCCGCCGGAGCGCAGAACGGCCCCGGCAGCCTGAGCGCGATCCAGGGCTCGGGCGGCGGCAACGTCGACGCGACCGGCTCGACCTTCATCGGCTCGCTGCAGCCCAGCTGGGACTCGGTCTCGAACACGCGGACGAACCTGCCGGGCAAGACGGCGCGATCGGGCGGCTTCACGGTCGACCAGAGCCTCGGCTCGCTGACCGCCGCCGACCTCGACGCGCGCAGCCCCCGGCCGACCACGGCCTACCTCACCGGCATCTGGGACGACGTCGACCTCCGCGGCAGCGGCAGCACCCCGGCGGCGACCGCGTCTCCGAGCGCCGCGCCGACGTCGACGCCCACGACAGCCCCGGCGACCCCCGCTCCGGCACCGACGGCGACGCCGTCCGCGCCCGAGGAGCCCGAGTCGCCCGCGGAGCCCGAGGCCCCCGTGGAGGACAGCACCGCCCCCGAGGTCGAGATCACCGCGCCGGAGCCCGGTGACGTGCTCGGCGGCCCGGCGACCGCCACGGTCACGGCGACCGACGACGTCGCCGTGACCGGAGTCGTGTTCCTCGTCGAGGGCGTCGAGATCGGCGACGGCGTCCGGACCGACGAGGACAGCTGGTCGCTGGCCTCCGACACCGCGGGGGTGCAGGGCACGTTCGCGCTCACCGCCCGGGCGACGGACGCGGCGGGCAACACGACCGAGAGCGCCCCGGTCTCCGTGACGCTGCAGTAG
- a CDS encoding Ig-like domain-containing protein, with protein sequence MPPTTRSRTALPLLRRPKDALRVLAIAAAVAIGVTGVSIPAASAAEGSASHGPDGTHYPSDTPDIRSGVADYTVVDAAASGSAIRKALDSLTRTQIAEGAVVRVAPGHISDLSALNGYRNAGSEKVLVTARDGFQSVTGGNWALRSVTGITLMRFDIDSLDVKGATNASFAWLRINKNWLGLAASAGVPVRDVELIEVVVPDSTVKSADSAQIKAFSPDVMGDVLVEGSYLAPSYYVDAVYGGSNPARPHTDTLQIEGSGVTGQITLRDTVVFTSNNSAVIVGGVRNVAFEDSFIVGGPLAMKRYPFLRGGAGYAGAINGAGSVSAIQGTGGGNIDASDSMLAGSLQPKWDTVTNTVTNIAGKTATRGGFTLDSTLSSMSVDELDSRTPRPTTSRLVGIWDDVDTSTPTPTPTPTVTPTATPTATPEPTATPTSTPTATPTATPEPTATPEPTSTPTPTKTPELPAETPDGEDGGSGPVADTTAPKVAITSPSAGAVISGSTTATVTATDDTAVTGVAFYLGNLKVGDGTKTGGSTWSLTTSTAGMRGTFPLTARATDAAGNVAASAPVTVTLR encoded by the coding sequence ATGCCCCCGACCACCCGCTCCAGAACCGCCCTCCCCCTCCTCCGCCGCCCCAAGGACGCCCTGCGCGTCCTGGCGATCGCCGCCGCCGTGGCGATCGGCGTCACCGGAGTGTCGATCCCGGCCGCGTCGGCCGCGGAGGGCAGCGCCTCCCACGGGCCGGACGGCACGCACTACCCCTCCGACACCCCCGACATCCGCTCCGGTGTCGCGGACTACACCGTCGTCGACGCCGCCGCGTCCGGCTCGGCGATCCGCAAGGCCCTCGACTCGCTCACCCGCACCCAGATCGCGGAGGGAGCCGTCGTCCGGGTCGCCCCCGGTCACATCTCCGACCTGTCCGCGCTCAACGGCTACCGCAACGCCGGCAGCGAGAAGGTCCTGGTCACCGCCCGCGACGGCTTCCAGTCGGTCACCGGCGGCAACTGGGCGCTGCGCTCGGTCACCGGCATCACGCTGATGCGCTTCGACATCGACTCGCTCGATGTGAAGGGCGCCACGAACGCCTCGTTCGCCTGGCTGCGGATCAACAAGAACTGGCTCGGACTCGCCGCGTCGGCGGGCGTGCCGGTGCGCGACGTCGAGCTGATCGAGGTCGTGGTGCCGGACTCGACGGTCAAGAGCGCCGACTCGGCGCAGATCAAGGCGTTCTCGCCCGACGTGATGGGCGACGTCCTGGTCGAGGGCAGCTACCTGGCGCCGTCCTACTACGTCGACGCCGTCTACGGCGGGTCGAACCCGGCGCGACCGCACACGGACACCCTCCAGATCGAGGGCAGCGGCGTCACCGGCCAGATCACCCTCCGCGACACGGTCGTGTTCACCTCCAACAACAGCGCCGTCATCGTCGGCGGCGTCCGGAACGTGGCGTTCGAGGACTCGTTCATCGTCGGCGGCCCGCTCGCGATGAAGCGCTACCCCTTCCTGCGCGGCGGTGCCGGCTACGCCGGTGCGATCAACGGCGCGGGCAGCGTCAGCGCGATCCAGGGCACCGGAGGCGGCAACATCGACGCCTCCGACTCGATGCTCGCCGGCTCGCTCCAGCCGAAGTGGGACACCGTTACGAACACCGTCACGAACATCGCGGGCAAGACCGCGACCCGCGGCGGCTTCACGCTCGACAGCACGCTGAGCTCGATGAGCGTCGACGAGCTCGACTCGAGGACGCCCCGCCCGACCACGTCCCGCCTGGTCGGCATCTGGGACGACGTCGACACCTCGACGCCCACGCCGACGCCCACTCCGACCGTGACGCCGACGGCGACTCCCACGGCGACGCCGGAGCCGACCGCGACGCCGACGTCGACCCCGACCGCGACCCCCACCGCGACGCCCGAGCCGACCGCGACTCCGGAGCCGACGTCGACCCCGACGCCGACCAAGACCCCGGAACTCCCCGCGGAGACGCCCGACGGTGAGGACGGCGGAAGCGGACCCGTCGCCGACACCACCGCACCGAAGGTCGCGATCACCTCGCCGTCGGCCGGCGCCGTGATCAGCGGCTCGACCACCGCCACCGTCACCGCGACCGACGACACCGCCGTCACCGGCGTGGCGTTCTACCTCGGCAACCTCAAGGTCGGCGACGGCACGAAGACCGGCGGCAGCACCTGGTCGCTGACCACCAGCACCGCCGGAATGCGCGGCACCTTCCCGCTCACCGCCCGGGCGACGGACGCGGCGGGCAACGTCGCCGCGAGCGCTCCCGTGACGGTGACGCTGCGCTAG
- the bla gene encoding class A beta-lactamase, whose protein sequence is MSRRRPGSPARSLPVLAAGLALVLSGCSSPSAPAASRPPTPLPSISAASSPEPAPVDVSAELAALEAEFDARIGVSAVDTGSGRQVLYRQDERFGYASSIKALAAAEFLRSVPADERDEIVTWTAADVEAAGYSPVTSESIDGGLSLAQLAEAAVRRSDNTALNLVLDRLGGPAALDRALEQLGDTTTDVVDEEPALNSIALGSTANTTTPAAFTADLAAVALGEALPSADRALLLDWMSGNATGDALIRAGAPQGWTVADKSGGAGGLRNDVAVVTPPGRDPIVLSVLTSSNDPEADYDDALVARAAAVVLGALQ, encoded by the coding sequence GTGAGCCGCCGCCGTCCCGGATCGCCCGCACGATCCCTCCCCGTCCTCGCCGCCGGCCTCGCACTCGTGCTCTCCGGCTGCTCGTCACCGAGCGCGCCCGCCGCCTCGCGTCCGCCGACGCCGCTCCCGTCGATCTCCGCCGCATCGTCTCCGGAGCCCGCCCCCGTCGACGTCTCCGCCGAGCTCGCCGCCCTCGAGGCCGAGTTCGACGCGCGGATCGGCGTCAGCGCCGTCGACACCGGCAGCGGCCGGCAGGTCCTGTACCGGCAGGACGAGCGCTTCGGCTACGCGTCGAGCATCAAGGCCCTGGCCGCCGCGGAGTTCCTGCGCAGCGTCCCCGCGGACGAGCGCGACGAGATCGTCACCTGGACCGCGGCGGACGTCGAGGCCGCCGGCTACTCCCCCGTCACGTCCGAGAGCATCGACGGCGGGCTGTCGCTGGCGCAGCTGGCCGAGGCCGCGGTCCGCCGCAGCGACAACACGGCGCTGAATCTGGTGCTCGACCGCCTCGGCGGACCGGCCGCCCTCGACCGGGCCCTCGAGCAGCTCGGCGACACGACGACCGACGTGGTCGACGAGGAGCCCGCCCTCAACTCGATCGCCCTGGGCAGCACCGCGAACACCACGACTCCGGCGGCGTTCACCGCCGATCTCGCCGCCGTCGCACTCGGCGAGGCCCTTCCGAGCGCGGATCGCGCGCTGCTCCTGGACTGGATGAGCGGCAACGCGACCGGCGACGCGCTGATCCGCGCGGGCGCTCCCCAGGGCTGGACGGTCGCGGACAAGTCGGGCGGAGCGGGCGGCCTCCGCAACGACGTCGCCGTCGTCACGCCTCCCGGACGCGACCCGATCGTGCTGTCCGTCCTGACCTCCAGCAACGACCCGGAGGCGGACTACGACGACGCCCTCGTCGCGCGGGCGGCGGCGGTCGTGCTGGGAGCTCTGCAGTAG
- a CDS encoding DUF6518 family protein, whose protein sequence is MPPAPSRPRLVRALLVALVGGLLLGGLTSLLQGSLPGPVNSFANSSGGWSMLVFALVRLGGARPVAAAALGLLTFWALLEGYDLVTAARGFGYSPPFTDVFWLMAVPAGPILGAAAALTLHGTTPWRVLAVAPLSGVLIGEGAWALQNVADTTSPVYWWLEIVLGAAFLALAVVRRRPRWPIALAALAVTAAAALAFVVVYSVL, encoded by the coding sequence ATGCCTCCAGCCCCGTCCCGCCCGCGCCTCGTGCGCGCCCTCCTCGTCGCCCTGGTCGGCGGCCTGCTCCTGGGCGGGCTCACCAGCCTCCTGCAGGGCTCCCTGCCCGGGCCGGTGAACTCCTTCGCCAACTCCTCGGGCGGCTGGTCGATGCTGGTCTTCGCGCTGGTGCGGCTCGGCGGCGCGCGGCCCGTGGCGGCGGCGGCGCTCGGCCTCCTGACCTTCTGGGCCCTGCTCGAGGGCTACGACCTGGTGACCGCCGCGCGCGGCTTCGGCTACTCCCCGCCCTTCACCGACGTGTTCTGGCTGATGGCCGTGCCGGCCGGGCCGATCCTCGGCGCCGCCGCCGCACTGACGCTGCACGGCACGACGCCCTGGCGCGTGCTCGCGGTCGCCCCGCTGTCCGGCGTCCTGATCGGCGAGGGCGCCTGGGCCCTGCAGAACGTCGCCGACACCACCAGCCCGGTCTACTGGTGGCTCGAGATCGTCCTCGGCGCGGCGTTCCTCGCTCTCGCGGTGGTCCGGAGGCGACCGCGGTGGCCGATCGCCCTCGCGGCCCTCGCGGTCACGGCGGCGGCCGCGCTCGCCTTCGTCGTCGTCTACTCGGTCCTGTGA